The nucleotide sequence GATGGAGAATGAGGCCAGAATCGATGCGGCAAACCTGGTCAAACGGATCGAAGACGAGACCACGGAAAAAGCCAAGGAAAAGGCCAGACGGGTCATCTCCATGGCGATCCAGCGCATTGCCTCGGAGCACGTGGTCGAAAGCACGGTCTCGGTCGTCGATCTCCCATCGGATGAGATGAAGGGCCGGATCATCGGTCGCGAGGGTCGCAATATCAGAGCCTTCGAGCAGGCCACGGGCGTCGACCTGATCGTCGACGACACGCCGGGTGCGGTCATCCTGTCGTGCTTCGAGCCAGTACGGCGGGAAATTGCCCGACAGGCATTGGCCAACCTCATCCAGGACGGTCGGATCCATCCCGGGCGGATCGAAGAGTTGGTTGCCAAGGTGCAGGGCGAGATGGAGGAGAAACTGCTTGCCGATGGAGAGGCAGCGGCGCTCGAGGCCGGGATTCCCGACCTCCATCCAGAGCTCTTGAAGTTGCTTGGCCGCCTGCAATTCCGTTCCTCGTACGGTCAGAACGCGCTCAAACATTCGATGGAGGTGGGTTGGCTGAGTCATCACATGGCGGGCGAGCTCGGCGCTGATGCGCAGGTCGCAAAGCGAGCCGGTCTGCTGCATGACATCGGCAAGGCGGTGGATCGCGAGATGGACGGAACCCACCTCGAGCTGGGCCGCGAGCTGTTACGCAAGCACGGTGAGTCGGAACAGGTGATTCACGCGATGGAGTGCCACCACGGAGATTACGACCCGCACTCGGTCGAGGCCGTGCTGGTGACCGCCGCTGATGCGCTGTCGGCTGCGCGGCCGGGTGCGAGGCGTGAGATCCTCGAGAACTACATCAAACGCCTCGAGAAACTCGAGAGCATGGCAACGGACTTCAAGGGGGTGGAGAAAGCTTACGCCATCCAAGCGGGCCGCGAGCTGCGGATCGTGGTCGAGTCGGGATCGGTGTCGGACGAAGACGCGATCTGGCTTGCGCGTGATCTCGCGAAGAAGGTCGAGGCGGAACTCACCTACCCCGGACAGATCAAGGTCACGGTCATTCGCGAGACCAGGGCGGTGGAGTACGCTCGTTGATCCGACTCCTCTTCATTGGTGATGTCATGGGTTCGGCGGGTCGGCGAGCGGTCAGCACCGAGCTGGAATCGGTCGTCGACCGGGAGCGCGTCGATTTCGTAATCGCCAATGTCGAGAACCTGGCAGGCGGATTCGGGATCACGGCCTCGGTGCTCGAGGAGCTCGATGCGTTGCCGATTCAGGTTTGGACCACCGGCAATCACGTCTGGGACAAGAAGGAGGGCGTGCCGCTGCTCGACGCGCACCCGTCACTATTGCGGCCGGCCAACTACCCGGAGGGCAACCCGGGATGTGGCTGGTGCGTCGAGGAAACCGCCACTGGAATTCCGGTTGCGGTCATCAATCTCCAGGGGCAGGCACTGATGGCGCCGATCGACAATCCGTTCCATCGTGCTGACGAAGTGCTCGAGGAGATTGCCAGGGAGCACCCTGAGGTCAAGGTCATCGTGGTGGACATGCACGCAGAGGCGACCTCCGAGAAACAGGGGATGGGCTGGTATCTCGACGGACGCGTGACCGCGGTCCTCGGCACCCATACGCACGTGCCGACGGCTGACGAACGCATCCTGCCGCAGGGCACTGCATTTCAGACTGACGTCGGCATGACCGGGCCTTACGAATCGGTCATCGGGATGAGACCGGAGAAGGTACTCGAACGATTTCTCTACAATACGCCGCGCCCGTTTCAGCCGGCAAAGCGAGATATTCAGCTTCGAGGTGCGCTGGTGGATGCCGACGAGAAAACCGGTCGTGCGTGCACCATCCGTCGCCTCCGCGTCGACGTCACCTAAACCGCATTATTCATGAGGTCCCTTTTGCGACCAGCGATGCATCATACGCAGCGGTGTTTGCTCGCTTCGAGGCGCTCCTTCTTGCCGCCGTCCCAGCGAGACTTGATGAATCACGCGGGTTAGTCTCTCGCCTATGACAGCTTCCCGGCGTCTGCCGACGAGTCTTCTTGTAGACCTGCCCAACTGGGTCGGCGATCAGATGATGACCTTGCCCGCGCTCAACCGTCTGGTACAGGGCAATCGAGATGGAATGACCACCCTCCACACGCGGCCTAACATGGTGCGCTTCCTGAAGGCGGTGTTTTCGGATGTCGGTGTCGTATCGAGCCCGAGAAAGGCTTCGCCGATTTCTTCCGCTCTGCGCCTGCGTCGCGACGGACGAAGATTCGAGTCGGCTGTGACCCTCCGCAACTCGGCTCGCGCCAAGATCTTCATTCGGCTGATGGCTCCGTGGTGTGCCGGAAGTCTGGGTGAGGGGGCGCGGGTTTTTCTGACAGCTCCCTGTCGGGTAGATCGCAGTCAGCACCAGGTCCACGACGCTGATGCCATTCTCGACACGCTCGGGCTCGAGGCCCCGGATCCGTCGTGGTGCCCGGATTTGCCCCTCGATCTGTTGGGTGAAGGCAGGGAAGCGCTGCGCGCGGCCGGCGATGGGACCAGCGTTGTCGGCCTCGCTCCATCGTCGGCCCGCGGTGAGACGAAGCGTTGGCCGGTTCGCTGCTTCGCTCGGCTTGCCGACCGATTGCTGGCGAAGGGATTCCAGCCGGTTGTCGTGATCGGTCCGGGTGAGGACATGATCGCAGAGGAACTGTGTCGCTCATTAGGTCGCGATCTGCCGATTGTCGGAAAGAATGCGGATGTCGCAGCCCTCGCGGCCACAGTCACGTGCCTGCCTTTACTGGTCGGCAACGATTCGGGGCCGATGCAGCTTGCCGCACGTCTTGGGACCCCGGTGGTTGCGATTTTCGGCCCCAGCAGTCCCAGTCGTACCGCTCCGCTAGGTCCGGGCCATCACGTGATCACACCGTCGTCCCTGTCCTGTCGGAGCGCGTGCAGGATTCTGGTGGAGGAAGTCGCGTCCGTAACCCTCGATGTGCTCGAATCGGCCGGTTCCAATCCTCGTGATAGGTTGTTGAGGTGAAACGCTGGCGAGGCCACAACCTGTGCTCCCATCCAGGACCTGTACTCGGGGGTGCATGGTGAAAAAAGTAGCGTTGTTGGTCGGCGGAGCGGCGTTGGTCACAATTGCGGCCGCGATTCCTTACTTCCCTCGCGGCACGGACCTTTACGTTCACGTGTTGTGGCCGTGGCAGGTCATGCGCTGCCTGCACGCCGGAGCGCTGCCAGTGTGGTTGCCGGATCTCAACGCGGCGTACGGGTCTCCGGGGATCGGTCTGTACTCTCCGTTGAGCCCGACAATATGCGGTGCACTGGGTTTGATTTTCGGCACAGGCGGCCGCGGTGTGCGGGCAGCTCTTGTCCTGGCTGCCATGGCGGTGGTGGCAGTCGCACCGGGGTCCCGTCGCCGGGCAAGACTGATGACGGCCGTGTTGGTGCTCTTCTCGCCGGTCATGCTGACCGAGTTCTTCGGCCGCTTTCCGGTTGCCCAACTGCTGGCGGTCCCGATTGCCTGGGTGGTCCTCGAAACGGCGGCCAAAGGGCGCTGGCGATGGGAGCGCGAGGGACTTCTGTTTTCGGTCCTGTGGTTGATGCACGCGCCGACGACCATGCTGGTGGGTATGATCAGCGTGTTCGCGATTGTCATTGGCCATGCTCTCGATCGCCTAGAAACTGGCGAGCGGAATCGTCCGACGGCCATCATGAAACAACCCGCCGTGCAGTTGGGAACGGCCCTCGTGGTGGCTGCCGGCCTGACTCTCTGGCACTGGTTCCCGCTCATTGGGATGGCGTCAGATTTCCCGCTCCGGTCAGCTCTGACTGAGGGCGAGCACAATCCGCTGCGCAATTTTATCGGCGTTTCCGGTCCCCACCTTTCCGACATCAACATTGCGATGGGATGGGCGGCCGTCGGCCTGCTCACTGCTTTGCTGGTGAGTGGATCGTGGAAGACGAGAAGGGGAGCTCTGGCGGTCATCGCGGTCATCCTGTCGACCTGGATTTCAGGTCCGGTATGGCGATACGTGGCACCACTCGACTGGATTCAGTTCCCGTGGAGGTGGTTGTTCCCCGCAGTGTTGCTGGCGACGCCAGCGATAGTCGAGGCTCTTCCCAGCCAGAGAATGAGCAACCGAATAGCGGCGCTGGTGGCACTGCTGATTCCACTCTTCGGAATGCCGCCGCTTCAGATTGTGCCGGATCCGGCGCTCGACGTCGGAACCGTCCCGCTCGAGGCCGGCGAACGCGTGGCGGAATGTATTTCGGGCAATCCCCTCCTGATCGACGTCATGGAGCACCGCCCGTTGTGGTGGGAGGACATGGCCGAGACAATGGCCCTCGTCGGCCCGGCCCGCGCGGTGCTGGTGCCGTCTGGGGGCACTGTCGAGATCGTGGAATGGAACCCGCTCGAGAGGCGCCTGGTTGTCGATACCCCCGTCCCCGCGACCCTCGTCGTCAGGCTCCTTGCCGATCGGCATTGGATCGCGTCGGTCAATGGTCGATCAACCGAGCCGACGCGATGGGGAGCAGCCGTGGCGACGACTACTCCGGCCGGAAGGAGCGAGATCGATGTCAGCTGGCACGCCGACCCGACTGCCGGAATCGGCGTCATCGTCGGGTTGTTCCTGCTGGGCGTGATCTATAAACGATTCAGGCGGACGCAGCGGTCCGTACCCCATCCCTGACAACGACGCGGCCGTTCTTGACGACGTGTCGCACTGGGTTGACGCCGAAGTGGTAGACCAGGTGGTGATAGGTGGGTGCTCGAAGGACGATAAGGTCGGCCCTTTTGCCTACCTCGATGCTGCCGATCTCATGTGCCCGACCGATGGCGGCAGCAGCGTTGAGCGTCGATGCAGTGACGGCTTCTGCCACCCCGAGGCCCATGCCGAGAGTCGCGAGAGCCAGGATCATCGGCATCGACTCGGTCGGTGAGGAGCCGGGGTTGCAGTCGGTTGCCAACGCCACCGCACAGCCAGCGTTCACCAGCTCTCGGGCCGGTGCCCATTCCGAGCGGAGAAAGAAGGAGGTGCCAGGCAGGAGGACAGCGACGGTCTCGGAGCTCGACAGAGCGTTCACGCCCCCCGGGGTAACGCACATCAGGTGATCTGCCGAGAGGGCGTTCAGCTCGACCGCGAGCTCTGTCCCGCCAAGCGGCGTCAGCTCATCAGCGTGGAGGTGAATGCCCCAGCCGAAGTCCTCGGCATCGGCCAGGAGGCGTCGGGTCTGGTCAAGACTGAAGACTCCCGTCTCACAGAAGACGTCCACCGCCTCGGCCAGGCCGAGCTGCGCGATCCGAGGGTGGATATCTTCGATCAGCTGCTGTACCCAGCTTTCCGGATCGTGTCGATATTCGGGCGGAATCTCGTGCGCTGCGAGGCAGGTCGGGTGGAGATCGACCGGATGCAAACGGTCGGCTTCGCGGATCACCTCGAGCATGCGCACTTCGGTGTTCAGTTCAAGCCCGTATCCGGACTTCGCCTCGATCGTGGTTGTGCCATGCGTCAGGAAGCGATCGAGACGGTCCACCGTTCCTGCCAAAAGTCTTTCCAGGCTCGTCGCTCGAGTCGCTCGCACCGTTGAATTGATCCCCCCTCCAGAGGCAGAGATGTCCATGTAGCTTTCGCCGTGGAGGCGGCGGTCGAACTCGTCTTCCCGAGACCCGGCCCAAACCGGATGCGTGTGAGGATCAACGAAACCCGGAAGGACGCAACAGCCATCGACGTCCAGCGTTTCCTCGGGAGCGCCAAATCGCCGCTGGTCTTCGGATGCCTCACCAACGAATACGATACGGCGATCGTCGCAGCGGATGACCGCATCGGGCCAGACATCCAACATCGCGAGCTCTGGCCCGCGTCGCGCGCCGCTTCCAGTCGGGGTGACGACCTGGTGGGCGCCTCGGATCAGCAGGCTCATCCGGGGTTCTCGGTAAGATCCGCCGCCGGCCGTTGAAACGTCGCGATCTGGGGAACGGTAGGCTCCTCGCGCTCGCGCCGTTGGTCGTCCTGGACGATGCCCTGAAGAAGCTCGACGATTCGATTGAGCTCCGACCGCACCTCGCGCCGCCGGTTTCGGAGATCCGAGATTATGGTCTCGATATTGCGGGCGCGCTGGTTGGCCTCTTCGACCAATCGTTCGGCCAGACCGTGGCCCTCACCGACGATTCGCTGGCCTTCGGCCCGGGCGACCTCGATCGTGGTTTCAGCGGAGCGCTGGGCCGCGACCAGGGCCTCCTTGAGAGCGGACTCCCTTTCGCGGAACGCGGAGAGTTCCTGTTCCATATGATGCACCCGTTGCTTCAGTTCGCCACGCTCCCGCAACAGCCCTTCGACGACGCGCGCGAGCTCGGTCAGGTACTCGTGCACCTCGAGCTCGGCATATCCGTGCAATTTTTTGGTGAATTTCTTACCGAGAATGTCCATTGGAGCGAACTCGGTCATACCGCCCTCTCCTTTCCAGTCTTCTATTATGACACGAGGCATCACCGATAAACGCCGTGAGGGGGAACTGTGCCGCGGTCCGACACTCAGCGGGTATACTGAGAACACTCGGGGGCGTCCGCATGACGGAAATCCAACTCAGTGTCAACAACCTCCAGAAGACATTTCATCCTGGCCTTTTCGAGGCCTCGATCGAGGTTCTGAAGGGCCTCAGCTTCGAGGTCGAAAAGGGAGAGATCTTCGGTTTTCTCGGTCCAAACGGAGCGGGCAAGACCACGACCATCAAAGCAATCACCGAGCTCATCTATCCGGACGCCGGAGAGATCTTGATCTGCGGATTGCCCCACACCTCTCTCGATGCCAAGCGACGCCTCGGATTCATGACTGAAAGTCCCTACTTCTACCGCCATCTCACCGGTCGCGAGTTTCTGCAGTTCTGCGGTGAGTTACTCTACGTCGACCCGTCTGTCCTTGGAGAGAAGATCTCCCGCGTGCTCGTAGAGGTCGGCATGGAGAGGCGTGCCGACCAGAAGATGGGGACGTTTTCGAAGGGTATGCTGCAGAGGGTGGCATTGGCCCAGGCGTTACTCGGTGATCCGGAGCTGTTGATTCTCGACGAACCCCTGAGCGGCCTCGACCCGATTGGTCGTCGAGACGTGCGTGACATCATCCTCACCCGTGCGGCGGCTGGAACGACGGTCTTTTTCTCATCACACATCATCCCCGACGTGGAAATGATCTGCGATCGGGTGGCTATTATTGTCGATGGTGTAGTGCGCACGATCGGAGCGGTGTCTGAACTGGTGAGCGGCGTGGCCGCAACCTACGAGGCGACGTTCGTCGGCGCCGCACCGTCGGAATTGAAGACTCCTCTCGAAGGCCAGCACGTCGGCAGTGGTGCCTCATGGGTGCGGGTGTCGACCGAGAACCTCGACCGGCTGAATCGGGAACTCGCCGGTTTGGGGGCGCATGTTGTCAGCCTCAACCCCGTACGTGCGAGCCTCGAGGATCTGCTGATGCGGCACTACGAGGAAACCGGGTCATGAGAGCCACTCGAGCGATCGCCGCCAACACCTTTCGTGAAGCCATTCGCGATCGCATCCTCTACCTCTTTGTCGGATTCGCTGTGGTGATGGTGCTGAGTTCGAAGCTCTTCGGGATGCTCACCGTTGGCGACGAGGGCAAGATCGTCAAGGACATCGGGCTTGCCTCAATGCAGTTCTTTTCGATGCTGATTGCGGTCATGATGAGCATGATCCTCGTCAGCCGAGAGATCGACAACAGGACGGTGTTCAACATCCTGGCCAAGCCGGTTCGGCGGTGGCAGTTCCTCCTCGGTAAGTACCTCGGGTTGGCGATGATCATTGGAGCCAACCTCGTGCTGATCACATTCGTGCTGATTATCACGGTTTTTATCGTAACCGGAGAGCTCGACCTGATGTTGGCCTTCGCGGGCATCATGACGATGCTCGAGATGCTCGTGCTGGCGGCCTTCGCAACCCTCTTCGCGGTTCTCACGCGGCCGATTCTCGGATCGCTCATGACGCTCGCCGTGTACGTGGTCGGGCACCTGTCGGCCGATCTTTGGCTTCTCACGCGCCAGCTCCCCGGGGCGTTCACCAAGGCCGTGATTTCCGTGGTTTACTATCTGCTGCCGAACCTCGAAAGATTCAATTTTCGGACCGAAGTGGTCCACGACCTGGAGATACCCGTGGCGGCCGTTGGCTGGACGGTAGTCTACGCCATGGCGTTCGTCGCCCTGGTTCTGGTGCTGGCGAATCTCAGGTTTCGGACCAGGGATTTGAAGTGAAGCGGACCATCGGCACGCTGGCCATCGTTGCGACGTTGATTGGCGTTGCGGTCGTGTCCGAGGTCCGGCTCGGAGCGATTCCGAGGCCGGATCCTCTCGGCCGCGAGTTACTGTACCTGCCATCTCCCGAGATACTGAAAATCTTGAGCTTGGGCAACCCCGGCCTGGCGGCTGATGTTCTCTACCTGTGGTCGATCCAGTACTACTCCTTTTTTGAGCCCCACGAGCGATTTCTCTACCTGGAAACGATCTTCAATCTGATCACCGACCTCGATCCCCTGTACGCCGATGCCTACCGGATTGGTGCGCTGATCATGCAGATTCAAACCAGTGGTGATCAGGAAGAGCTCAAGAAGGCTGTTGCACGAATCTTCGACAAGGGTATTCGCAACCTCCCGAAAAACTGGCAACTCGCCGAAGCTGCCGCATGGGATTTCTTCATTCGATTCAAGGATCGGAAAATTGCGACGCACTACGCCGCCATCGCGGCGCGAATGCCTGACGCCCCGGCTCGCATCAAACGGATGGTTGGGGTGTGGCGTGACGAGGACAGCGCGTGGACCGTGGAAGATTCCATCGACTACTGGCGCCGCGCGCTTGACGATGCGGAGGATGAGTGGGACCGCGTGATGTGCATGGGCCAACTCTATGACGCAATCGTGGCGAGGGACCGACATACCCTCGAACCACTGCTTCGTGAATTCAGATCACGTTTTGGTTTTTGCCCTCGCGAGTGGGACGACCTGATTCGGGCCGGAGCACTGAGCCAGGCACCAGTTGACCTCTTCGGAGACCCGTACGGGATCGGTTCCGAGAACTGCGATTTGGTGGCGTACAAGAGAATCAAAGACCAGTGAAGTCTCTTGATGCTCTTTTTGCGGGGCTGTGATGGACGCCGAGCGTGATTTTCCCCGGAGGGCGAGCGGGCTGATGGAGCCCCACTTGATCGACGACCTTGCCCACAAGGAGAAATTCTATTGGTGGCACCGAGTTCGCCGCAGGAACCTGCGTCGCCTGACGGGTTTGTGGACAGCGTCCGGTGGACGGGTGCTTGAGATCGGATGCGGCACCGGCGCGAATCTGCGTGACCAGATCTCGCACCTCGAGGTAGCGGTTGGCTTCGATCTGGAAATGCGGGCTCTGAGCTACTGCCGGGATCTCTTTCCAGTTCAGGGCGATGCGCATTCTCCGCTTCCATTCGTCGATGATGCCTTTGACGCGGTTCTCATGATCGACATTCTGGAGCACCTCGCCGACCCAGGTGCCCTGGTCGACGAGGTCGGCAGAACTCTGGTGCACGGGGGCGCAGCTGTGGTGATGGCTCCCGCAGGCCCTGGGCTTTGGAGCTACTGGGACGAAATGCATGGCCACTATAGGCGGTACACGAAAACCGCCCTGGCGTCGATCTTCGCTGAAGGCTGGAGAATGCAGGCGTTGGAGTATAGTTTTTCCTGGATGTACCCTGTGGTTTGGGCTTTCAGGAGATTCATGCAGCGATGGCGACGGTCGCCAACCTACAGCGATTTCATCGAAGTCCCGGATCTGGTCAACGGCGTGCTAGTGGCTATCGGCAGCCTGGAGGGCCTGGCGCAGGGATTCATGCCGGCACCGTTGGGGACGACCCTATGTGGCGTGTGGTTGAAGGACGGTGAGCCGTGAAAATGTCGATAGTCCTGCCTGTCTTCAACGAGGCGGGTACGCTGCGAGGATTCTTTCGCGAGCTGGTCGCGGTGGTGGAGCCGCTGGGTTTCGATATCGAGGTGGTCTTCATCAACGATGGCAGCAGCGACGGTTCCCTCGAGGTGATGCGTGACATCAAGAAGGAGTACCTCGGTCGCGCCGAAGTTCTGATCCTTGACCTCGCGCGAAACTTCGGCCACCAGGCGGCAGTGACGGCTGGTATCGAGCACACGACGGGGGATGCCGTACTCATCATGGACACGGATATGCAGGACGATCCTAGGTCGATTCCTGCGATGATCGACAAATGGAAAGGCGG is from Acidobacteriota bacterium and encodes:
- the rny gene encoding ribonuclease Y; translated protein: MELLPVAAGGLLLLALVALVVEWGLWRRSRNAAGRLIANAEKEATRITARAKIEGQRIQKDAEILARERLLAARTEFERETRDLRVELAERASEIEENQKMLVERDADLAQRDQAVVTLEADIQERNERLVEREQELESSISEQRTRLEQIAGLTVEQAKAELLRSMENEARIDAANLVKRIEDETTEKAKEKARRVISMAIQRIASEHVVESTVSVVDLPSDEMKGRIIGREGRNIRAFEQATGVDLIVDDTPGAVILSCFEPVRREIARQALANLIQDGRIHPGRIEELVAKVQGEMEEKLLADGEAAALEAGIPDLHPELLKLLGRLQFRSSYGQNALKHSMEVGWLSHHMAGELGADAQVAKRAGLLHDIGKAVDREMDGTHLELGRELLRKHGESEQVIHAMECHHGDYDPHSVEAVLVTAADALSAARPGARREILENYIKRLEKLESMATDFKGVEKAYAIQAGRELRIVVESGSVSDEDAIWLARDLAKKVEAELTYPGQIKVTVIRETRAVEYAR
- a CDS encoding TIGR00282 family metallophosphoesterase, with protein sequence MRLLFIGDVMGSAGRRAVSTELESVVDRERVDFVIANVENLAGGFGITASVLEELDALPIQVWTTGNHVWDKKEGVPLLDAHPSLLRPANYPEGNPGCGWCVEETATGIPVAVINLQGQALMAPIDNPFHRADEVLEEIAREHPEVKVIVVDMHAEATSEKQGMGWYLDGRVTAVLGTHTHVPTADERILPQGTAFQTDVGMTGPYESVIGMRPEKVLERFLYNTPRPFQPAKRDIQLRGALVDADEKTGRACTIRRLRVDVT
- the hutI gene encoding imidazolonepropionase; translation: MSLLIRGAHQVVTPTGSGARRGPELAMLDVWPDAVIRCDDRRIVFVGEASEDQRRFGAPEETLDVDGCCVLPGFVDPHTHPVWAGSREDEFDRRLHGESYMDISASGGGINSTVRATRATSLERLLAGTVDRLDRFLTHGTTTIEAKSGYGLELNTEVRMLEVIREADRLHPVDLHPTCLAAHEIPPEYRHDPESWVQQLIEDIHPRIAQLGLAEAVDVFCETGVFSLDQTRRLLADAEDFGWGIHLHADELTPLGGTELAVELNALSADHLMCVTPGGVNALSSSETVAVLLPGTSFFLRSEWAPARELVNAGCAVALATDCNPGSSPTESMPMILALATLGMGLGVAEAVTASTLNAAAAIGRAHEIGSIEVGKRADLIVLRAPTYHHLVYHFGVNPVRHVVKNGRVVVRDGVRTAASA
- a CDS encoding DivIVA domain-containing protein; this encodes MTEFAPMDILGKKFTKKLHGYAELEVHEYLTELARVVEGLLRERGELKQRVHHMEQELSAFRERESALKEALVAAQRSAETTIEVARAEGQRIVGEGHGLAERLVEEANQRARNIETIISDLRNRRREVRSELNRIVELLQGIVQDDQRREREEPTVPQIATFQRPAADLTENPG
- a CDS encoding ABC transporter ATP-binding protein, encoding MTEIQLSVNNLQKTFHPGLFEASIEVLKGLSFEVEKGEIFGFLGPNGAGKTTTIKAITELIYPDAGEILICGLPHTSLDAKRRLGFMTESPYFYRHLTGREFLQFCGELLYVDPSVLGEKISRVLVEVGMERRADQKMGTFSKGMLQRVALAQALLGDPELLILDEPLSGLDPIGRRDVRDIILTRAAAGTTVFFSSHIIPDVEMICDRVAIIVDGVVRTIGAVSELVSGVAATYEATFVGAAPSELKTPLEGQHVGSGASWVRVSTENLDRLNRELAGLGAHVVSLNPVRASLEDLLMRHYEETGS
- a CDS encoding ABC transporter permease; this encodes MRATRAIAANTFREAIRDRILYLFVGFAVVMVLSSKLFGMLTVGDEGKIVKDIGLASMQFFSMLIAVMMSMILVSREIDNRTVFNILAKPVRRWQFLLGKYLGLAMIIGANLVLITFVLIITVFIVTGELDLMLAFAGIMTMLEMLVLAAFATLFAVLTRPILGSLMTLAVYVVGHLSADLWLLTRQLPGAFTKAVISVVYYLLPNLERFNFRTEVVHDLEIPVAAVGWTVVYAMAFVALVLVLANLRFRTRDLK
- a CDS encoding class I SAM-dependent methyltransferase translates to MEPHLIDDLAHKEKFYWWHRVRRRNLRRLTGLWTASGGRVLEIGCGTGANLRDQISHLEVAVGFDLEMRALSYCRDLFPVQGDAHSPLPFVDDAFDAVLMIDILEHLADPGALVDEVGRTLVHGGAAVVMAPAGPGLWSYWDEMHGHYRRYTKTALASIFAEGWRMQALEYSFSWMYPVVWAFRRFMQRWRRSPTYSDFIEVPDLVNGVLVAIGSLEGLAQGFMPAPLGTTLCGVWLKDGEP